The Spirosoma oryzicola region CTATCGACGGCACAGTCTGTTCAGCGGTCAAAAGAAATCGGTATTCGCAAAGTCATGGGAAGCAGCCGGAACAGCCTGATCGTTCAGTTTCTGAGCGAAACAGCGCTGCTAACCTGCCTGGCGGTAGTGCTGGCTTTACTGCTTACGAAGCCGATCCTGTCATCGATTCAATCCTTGACGCCAAACGGCTTAACGTACAGTTTATTCAGTCTCAAAACGCTCGCTTTTCTGGTGGCGATGGTGCTGATCACGTCGTTGCTGGCCGGTTTTTATCCGTCCTGGCTCTTATCATCGTACCTGCCAGCGTTGACATTAAAAGGGCAAAACGCCTTGCCCGGTAGCCAGAAAGGGTATTTCCGGAAAGGGCTGATTGTGTTTCAGTTTACGGTGTCGCTGGTTTTCATTATTGCCACGTTGATCGTCGGTCAGCAGCTTGATTTCATGCGCAACAAAGATCTGGGCTTTACCACGAACGCTACGCTTGAAGTACGCACCCTGCGTGATGATAAAAGTCAGGTACTGGCCGAAAAAATTAAACGGTTATCGGGTGTTGATCGGATATCGATGCAATGGTTTTCGCCGATGGGCGGTGCATACATGATGACCAAGCTGAAATATCCCGGAAAAAAGACGGTAGATATGAAGTCTTCGATCAAGGTGGGCGATGCCAATTATATACCGCTCTATCAGTTACGCTTGCTGGCGGGTCGAAATTTTCATCCAGGGGATTCGCTTCGTGAACTGGTCATCAACGCGACTTTTGCCAAAGCTATGGGCTTCAAAAAGCCAGCCGACGCGGTAAACCAACAGCTCCAATTCAACGATAAAATGTATCCTGTCGTTGGCGTTGTCGCCGATTTCCACGAACAGTCATTTCACGAAAAAATCTCCTCGTCTTTTATTGGCTACATCCCCCAACTAGCACGCAATATTGGCGTCAGACTAACGACAAAAGGCAGGCACGCCGACGATTTGAAAGCAACGCTAGCGAGTATTGAACAAGCCTGGAATGAGGTGTACCCAGACAACAAATTCGACTACGCATTTCTTGATGATTCCATTGCCAAACTCTACGAGAAAGAGCAGAAAACTGCTCAACTTGTCAATCTGGCGACGGCCATCGCCATCCTGATTTCCTGCATGGGCTTGTTTGGTCTGGCTACGTTCACCGCCGAACAGCGCACGAAAGAAATTGGCATTCGTAAAGTGCTTGGGGCCAGTGTCGGCAGTATCGTCGGCTTACTGTCGAAAGACTTTTTGAAGCTGGTTATCATTGCCTTGTTTATTGCTTCGCCAGTGGCGTGGTGGGCGATGACAACGTGGTTGCAGGATTTCGCCTACAAGATTGATGTGGCGTGGTGGGTGTTTGCCTTGGCGGGTTTGGCAGTGGTCCTGATTACGCTCCTGACCATCAGCTTCCAGAGCTTAAAAGCCGCCCTGACCAACCCGGTAAAGAGTTTACGAACGGACTAAAAGTCTTGCTCCCCATGCTGAAAGTGGTATCGCTAAGGCCACCCATTTGGTGGTGTCGGCGGGTCCGCCCGCGCGGTTCTCAAAACAGTATTGTCCGAAATCCGTACAATGCATGATGTGGTGGTGTCGGTTTTAAGAAACCGACACAGATTGCTGACGCGAAGTGTCGGTTTTGAGAACCGCGCGGGCGGCCCCGCCGACACCACTATAGAAGGACATCGGATCGAAGCAAATTTAACATTTCGGACAATACTGGTTCGCAAAACCGACACCACTGAAAAATAGGTTATTTCCTGACGGGTTTGTTGGTCATGTAAAACGTCAGTTTACCGCCTTTTAGAATATCAGCGTGCGTAATGCTTGGCTGCGTTAGTGGTTTGCCGTTTAAAAGCACTTTTTGAACGTACACATTTTTGTCGCTCTGGTTGATGGCCTCAACTGTAAACGTCTGACCATTTTCGAGTTGCAATCGGGCACTCTTAACCGATGGACTACCCAAGGCGTATTCGTCTGATCCCGGCGCTACGGGATAAAAACCCATCGACGAGAACATATACCAGGCGCTCATCTGCCCGCAATCGTCGTTACCGCCCAGACCGTCGGGAGTGGGTTTGTACTGCATATTAAGAATCATACGAACGCGCTCCTGCGTTTTCCAGGGTTGGCCCGCCCAGTTGTACAGATAAGCGACGTGGTGCGCCGGTTCGTTGCCGTGAATGTAGCCGCCAATGATGCCTTCGCGCGTAATATCTTCGGTTTCGGCAAAAAACTTGTCGGGCAGGTTCATGGCAAACAACGTATCGAGCCGGGCCGCAAACTTCTTGGGGCCACCCATGTACTGGATCAAAGACGCCGGGTCCTGAGGGACGAAGAAGCTGAAGTTCCATGAATTTCCTTCGATAAACCCTTGCCCGTGCGTACTGAGCACATCAAACTCTTTCTTGAACGACCCATCGGTCAGGCGCGGACGCATGAAGCCAATCGACTTATCGAACACGTTTTGCCAGTTCTGAGCGCGTTTGCGGTAGGTTTCGTACACGTCCTGCCGGTTTAGTTTCTTCGCCATCTGGGCGATACACCAGTCGTCGTAGGCATATTCCAGCGTGTTCGACACCGATGTTCCATTAGCCGACGCCGGAATGTAGCCCTTGTCGATGTAGTCGCCGATTCCTTCGTAATCGCGGTGATTGGAGGTAGCAATGCAGGCATCGAGCGCTTTTTGGGCGTCGCCGTTGAATACGCCTTTGATAACTGCGTCGGCTATTACTGACACGCTGTGGTAGCCGCTCATGCACCAGTTGTCGTTGGCGTAGTGCGACCAGACCGGCAGCATTTTCAACGTGCTCTGATCGTAGTGACTAAGCATAGATTTGACCATGTCATTGTTACGGGCGGGCTGCATAAGATTGAAAAACGGATGCAACGCCCGGTACGTATCCCACAGCGAGAACGTCGTATAATTCGTAAATCCCGCTGCCTGATGAACACCCTGATCCAAGCCTTTGTACTGCCCATTCACGTCCATATACTCCGTCGGATTAATGAAGGTATGGTACAGCGATGTGTAGAAATTCACCTTATCGGTTTCCGACGCGTCAATCTGAATTTTGTTCAGCTCCCGGTTCCAGTCGGCCTGCGCTTTGGCTTTGACCTGCTCGAAATTCCAGTGCGGAACTTCGGCCCGCATATTCGCCAGGGCATTTTCCTGGCTAACTGGCGATAAAGCCATTTTTAGCTTTACCTGCTCGCCTTCTTCCGTGTCGAAGTCGAAATACATCCGAATCCGCTTACCAGCGATGTCCGGAAAATTGCGGGTCTGGTCAAACTTGCGCCAGAAGCCTTTGTAGACCTGCGCTTTGTCCAGATTTTTCTGACCGTAGCTTTTGAACGGCTTCGAGAACGACAAGGCAAAGTACACCGTGCGGGTGCGCGCCCAGCCGTTGGTTTGCCGGTAACCAGTCACCAGTGTGTCGTTCACCACGCGTACGAATGTCCAGACGGTCTTGTCGTCGTAATTGTAGATGCCATGCATTAAATCGAGAATGATGTGCGACTGGTCGGACTTGGGAAACGTGTACTGGTGAAAACCGACCCGGTTCGAAGCGGTCAGCTCGGCCAGAATTTTGTGATCGTCGAGCTTTACTTTGTAGTAGCCTGCTTCGGCCACTTCATTCGCGTGAGAGAAAGCCGAGCGGTAGCCGCTCTTTGGATTCGAGGCCACCCCCGGATTGAGCTGTAAAGCGCCCTGCGTGGGCATAATCAGGAAATCGCCCAGATCGGAATGGCCCGTACCGCTGAAATGCGTGTGGCTGAAACCGACAATCGTTTTGTCTTCGTACTTATAACCAGCGCAGTACTTGTACACATCGCCGTTGTATTTGCCGTTGAGTTCGTAGGATAGCGTATCGGAGTCAGGACTTAGCTGAACAGAGCCGAAGGGAACGGTAGCGCCGGGGAAGGTGTGCCCCATTTTCTCGGTACCGATCAGCGGGTGCACATAAGGAACCAGGTTTTGTTGAGCGTAGGAAACAAGTAAAACGAATTGAAAGAGGATGGTCAGGTTTACTTTAATCATTTTCTGAATGAGTAGAAATAAGGCTAAAAGGTACGAAAAGCTTCGCTAAACCCCTATTCGCATCGCCCATGGAGGTCTATTATCCCGCACCAGCCTGGACCGCTACCAAAGATTATAGCCAGCTGGAAACGATTTATTGCCGGATCTGGCTTATTTAAGTCCAACAAACCGTATTTTTCATACCGTTATTCCTGCGCAGTCGTTAATTATTCGATAAAACATAAACGTGGTACTGCGTACGATCGCTCGTTTCTTACTTGTACGTCCTCTCAATCAACGCCTGGCATACGTATTGATAGCTCATCAACCAGCAGTATTCTTTACCTTTTCCACATGAATCAATCACCTTATCGCCTTCTCATCGTAACCATTTTTATAGGTATTCTTGGACTAGAGGGTTGCAAAGATGCTCCGCTTACATGGCCCACTCCGGGAACTGGCGGTAATCCGGCACCGCCCGCTGTGGTCGTTCCACCCGCTACTGTCGTATCGTCAAGTACCGTTGGTCCTTTTACGTACACGGTCCCGGCTCAGGAAGCCGAGTGGCTGAGCTACAACGGCAACCTGATCAATGGCCGCGCGATTGGAGCTACTACGGTTCAGGAATCGGCCACGCTTCGGCTGGAAGTACGGAAAGAGTACGGCGGATCGATCCAGATCTACGACAAGACGACCAATCAATATTTGGTTAATTTCTTCGATAAAGGGCGCGAATCGGGTTTTGCTTCTTACGCCGGGCCTCGCTCCTTTGCCGATGATTCACCCCGCTGGAAAGGTGTGGGGTACAATCCGTTGCAGGCGGGTGACGATGGTGGCAATTCCTCGCCGGTATTATTTCACGGTCTGATTAATGGGTACATCTACACGAAAACGCAATGCCTTTCCTGGGCGCATCAGGACAAGCGACTGCTGCCTTTCTTTTATGAGCAATGGGTACGGCTCGATGAGAACAAGGTGCATGTAAAAGTGCGTCTGACAAACCAGCGTGGCGACAAAGGTTTTTACAATTTCGAGGAACAGGAGTGGCCGTTTCTGATGATTAACGGAGCCAAGAGCGTTCGGTTTTATAACGGATCGGCTC contains the following coding sequences:
- a CDS encoding permease prefix domain 2-containing transporter is translated as MNAKKRLDSPEKPVAPPRWADRLLEWFCAPHLLEEVQGDLHERFERNQTQLGERSARRQYAKEVLSFLKPFAIKRNPTDYPSPFFLNPAMLRNFFRIAFRNLVKHKASTLINLFGLTLGVTACLVIYLITNYELSYDTFHPDKERIYRLVGDVKYEANDERHPVGFVPNAVPAAVRNEIAGVETVTAFHNIETDVLIPNGSEKPVRFESRRSTGNNADIIVADPQYFSVFNYKWLAGNPRTALNEPFKLVLSERKARTYFGDIPLQQMLGKEVIYRDSIRTSVAGIVQDWEQPTDFTFTDFISMATVRASQLKQDIDLDQWNDNWSASQAFVKLPQGTTPAQLAAQFGQFSKRHYAKEMKFWPSLQPLFDLHFNANYDDNYSRKAHLPTLYGLMGVAAFILIIAAINFINLSTAQSVQRSKEIGIRKVMGSSRNSLIVQFLSETALLTCLAVVLALLLTKPILSSIQSLTPNGLTYSLFSLKTLAFLVAMVLITSLLAGFYPSWLLSSYLPALTLKGQNALPGSQKGYFRKGLIVFQFTVSLVFIIATLIVGQQLDFMRNKDLGFTTNATLEVRTLRDDKSQVLAEKIKRLSGVDRISMQWFSPMGGAYMMTKLKYPGKKTVDMKSSIKVGDANYIPLYQLRLLAGRNFHPGDSLRELVINATFAKAMGFKKPADAVNQQLQFNDKMYPVVGVVADFHEQSFHEKISSSFIGYIPQLARNIGVRLTTKGRHADDLKATLASIEQAWNEVYPDNKFDYAFLDDSIAKLYEKEQKTAQLVNLATAIAILISCMGLFGLATFTAEQRTKEIGIRKVLGASVGSIVGLLSKDFLKLVIIALFIASPVAWWAMTTWLQDFAYKIDVAWWVFALAGLAVVLITLLTISFQSLKAALTNPVKSLRTD
- a CDS encoding GH92 family glycosyl hydrolase, translating into MIKVNLTILFQFVLLVSYAQQNLVPYVHPLIGTEKMGHTFPGATVPFGSVQLSPDSDTLSYELNGKYNGDVYKYCAGYKYEDKTIVGFSHTHFSGTGHSDLGDFLIMPTQGALQLNPGVASNPKSGYRSAFSHANEVAEAGYYKVKLDDHKILAELTASNRVGFHQYTFPKSDQSHIILDLMHGIYNYDDKTVWTFVRVVNDTLVTGYRQTNGWARTRTVYFALSFSKPFKSYGQKNLDKAQVYKGFWRKFDQTRNFPDIAGKRIRMYFDFDTEEGEQVKLKMALSPVSQENALANMRAEVPHWNFEQVKAKAQADWNRELNKIQIDASETDKVNFYTSLYHTFINPTEYMDVNGQYKGLDQGVHQAAGFTNYTTFSLWDTYRALHPFFNLMQPARNNDMVKSMLSHYDQSTLKMLPVWSHYANDNWCMSGYHSVSVIADAVIKGVFNGDAQKALDACIATSNHRDYEGIGDYIDKGYIPASANGTSVSNTLEYAYDDWCIAQMAKKLNRQDVYETYRKRAQNWQNVFDKSIGFMRPRLTDGSFKKEFDVLSTHGQGFIEGNSWNFSFFVPQDPASLIQYMGGPKKFAARLDTLFAMNLPDKFFAETEDITREGIIGGYIHGNEPAHHVAYLYNWAGQPWKTQERVRMILNMQYKPTPDGLGGNDDCGQMSAWYMFSSMGFYPVAPGSDEYALGSPSVKSARLQLENGQTFTVEAINQSDKNVYVQKVLLNGKPLTQPSITHADILKGGKLTFYMTNKPVRK